The following coding sequences are from one Pelagicoccus sp. SDUM812003 window:
- a CDS encoding ATP-binding protein, whose amino-acid sequence MRQRSRTRHEGTHAPSHSDFLKSISELPLIEGFLEASPQPHLFLSNDGLVLHANAAYLQRLGLDRDAVLGKPLSRFDGASDSKERRKTPFLSTQDLPENAIVQRNESGELFVFEIQSSQIELAGQRAQSVFLHDITQRVRQDQLRKQLELQFNATARVGKIAYWEFDAIERIFTFNDHFYAIFGYTADEVGGYQMTPQQYAERFVHPEDQGLVAQEIAKAIESKHAGFLETIEHRIVYADGSSGYISVRIFLVKDEHGATVKTYGANQDITKYKEDERCLIRLNELLKAIRDTNQFINRAEDAQELARQATRNLMGERGFPYAWIALASEQDGSFQTIASQPESSPGPELLQSDGSLPGQEWLKRYQEQTHERRQAEGRAIRRLQDDDRKTLCIPLRHKERVFGFLFVVTTKWTQPNSIEEQLCAELGDDLAFAFHKLELDRKQRLATDEILQAKEAAEKAIKAKDEFLAVMSHEIRTPLNPILGYTHLLKISNPSETSLGYLESISRAAKQQLSLIDNILTFSRLDRGKITPNLQDFNPYRLCRDAYEDAVSSYPDLTLRFENGATGEALPEQLEANGDPCMLQEILDNLLNNACKYTEKGVVTLKTGYKRLADDRVLLRAVITDTGIGISPELKKKLFEPFTQEDTTYTREFGGAGIGLAIVKKLVQVLKGKIGVDSELGSGSRFWVEIPLSLSRFENKRAEIAKQPQKLDPSFIQGRRILIVEDTPENSDVTRLLLEGYGAEVSEVSNGLEAVKMCEKSTFDAILMDLAMPVMNGFEASSIIRNGYGPNARVPIITITADVSAEAQRQARKLNVQGHIVKPVDIWELLACLKRVLS is encoded by the coding sequence ATGAGGCAGCGATCGCGAACGCGCCACGAAGGAACGCACGCCCCCTCGCATTCCGATTTTCTTAAAAGCATATCCGAACTCCCTCTCATCGAAGGATTTCTGGAAGCTTCACCGCAGCCCCACCTATTTCTATCGAACGACGGCCTGGTGCTGCACGCCAACGCGGCCTATCTCCAGCGCCTCGGCTTGGATCGGGACGCGGTGCTAGGCAAGCCCCTCTCTCGCTTCGACGGGGCTTCCGACTCGAAAGAGCGCCGAAAGACCCCTTTCCTCTCCACCCAGGACCTTCCGGAAAACGCGATCGTTCAGCGAAACGAGTCCGGAGAGCTTTTCGTTTTCGAAATTCAAAGCTCGCAAATCGAGCTGGCGGGACAGCGGGCGCAAAGCGTCTTTCTGCACGACATCACCCAACGCGTGCGCCAGGACCAGCTTCGCAAGCAACTCGAGCTGCAGTTCAACGCCACCGCTCGCGTCGGCAAGATCGCCTATTGGGAGTTCGACGCCATCGAGCGGATCTTCACCTTCAACGATCACTTCTACGCCATTTTCGGCTACACCGCCGATGAGGTCGGCGGCTATCAAATGACGCCGCAACAGTACGCCGAGCGCTTCGTGCACCCGGAGGATCAAGGTCTGGTGGCCCAGGAAATCGCTAAAGCCATCGAATCCAAGCATGCCGGATTCCTGGAAACCATCGAGCACCGCATCGTCTACGCCGACGGTTCCAGCGGCTACATAAGCGTGCGCATCTTCCTCGTGAAGGACGAGCATGGAGCGACCGTCAAAACCTACGGAGCAAACCAGGACATCACCAAATACAAGGAGGACGAGCGCTGCCTGATTCGCCTCAACGAGCTGCTGAAAGCCATCCGCGACACCAACCAGTTCATCAATCGGGCCGAAGACGCCCAAGAGCTCGCCCGCCAGGCCACCCGCAACCTCATGGGAGAGCGCGGTTTCCCGTACGCATGGATCGCTCTGGCCTCGGAGCAGGACGGAAGTTTTCAAACGATCGCCTCCCAGCCCGAGTCCTCCCCCGGCCCCGAGCTTCTGCAAAGCGATGGCTCGCTTCCCGGACAGGAATGGCTGAAACGGTATCAGGAGCAGACTCATGAAAGACGCCAGGCGGAGGGACGCGCGATTCGCCGGTTGCAGGACGACGACCGCAAAACACTCTGCATCCCGCTCCGCCACAAGGAGCGAGTGTTCGGCTTTCTCTTCGTTGTCACCACAAAATGGACACAGCCAAACTCCATCGAAGAACAGCTTTGCGCGGAGCTAGGGGACGACCTGGCCTTCGCGTTTCACAAGCTGGAGCTCGACAGAAAGCAACGCCTGGCGACGGATGAGATTCTGCAGGCGAAAGAGGCCGCGGAAAAAGCCATCAAGGCCAAGGACGAGTTTCTCGCGGTCATGAGCCACGAAATCAGAACTCCGCTAAATCCGATTCTTGGATACACTCACCTGCTAAAGATCAGCAACCCGTCCGAAACCAGTCTGGGCTACCTCGAATCCATTTCGCGAGCGGCGAAACAACAGCTCTCCCTCATCGACAACATCCTCACGTTCTCCCGCCTCGACCGCGGCAAGATCACGCCCAACCTGCAGGATTTCAATCCCTATCGGCTTTGTCGCGACGCCTACGAAGACGCGGTCAGCAGCTATCCCGACCTCACGCTGCGCTTCGAAAACGGCGCCACCGGCGAGGCTCTTCCGGAGCAGCTCGAAGCCAACGGAGACCCTTGCATGCTGCAGGAGATACTGGACAACCTCCTCAACAATGCCTGCAAATACACCGAAAAAGGCGTAGTGACACTAAAAACCGGATACAAGCGCCTCGCGGACGACCGCGTGCTCCTGCGGGCCGTCATCACCGATACCGGCATTGGCATCAGTCCTGAGCTCAAGAAAAAGCTCTTCGAACCCTTCACTCAGGAGGATACGACCTACACGCGGGAGTTTGGCGGGGCAGGCATCGGACTGGCTATCGTCAAGAAGCTGGTGCAAGTGCTCAAAGGAAAGATCGGTGTGGACAGCGAGCTGGGATCGGGTTCCCGCTTCTGGGTGGAGATCCCCCTCAGCCTCTCGCGGTTCGAGAATAAGCGAGCGGAAATCGCGAAACAGCCCCAAAAGCTCGACCCCAGCTTCATCCAAGGCCGCCGAATCCTCATCGTGGAAGACACGCCCGAAAACTCCGACGTAACCCGGCTGCTGCTCGAAGGCTACGGGGCGGAGGTGAGCGAGGTCTCGAATGGTTTGGAAGCGGTGAAGATGTGCGAGAAATCGACCTTCGACGCCATACTGATGGACTTGGCCATGCCAGTCATGAACGGATTCGAAGCCAGCTCGATCATCCGAAACGGATACGGCCCCAATGCCCGCGTTCCGATCATCACAATCACCGCAGACGTATCGGCGGAAGCGCAACGCCAGGCTCGCAAGCTGAACGTGCAAGGACACATCGTGAAACCGGTCGACATCTGGGAGCTTCTGGCATGCTTGAAACGCGTCCTCAGCTGA
- a CDS encoding VanZ family protein, whose translation MGNGSRSKTLLYLAGSLLSLGVLGFSIWLIHEANIGRDNILFQTVRATPYGDKIGHFLLAGVLTLAANFALRNKAARWGPLRLPYGSLVILVLVITEESSQYYLPTRSLDLVDALANFAGIVVFSIPARLLDKRRERKVRADR comes from the coding sequence ATGGGAAACGGTTCTCGCTCGAAGACGCTCCTCTACCTCGCAGGCAGCCTTCTCTCCCTAGGCGTCCTCGGCTTCAGCATCTGGTTGATCCATGAGGCGAACATCGGGCGCGACAACATCCTGTTTCAAACGGTTCGCGCCACTCCCTACGGTGACAAGATCGGTCACTTCCTCCTCGCCGGAGTCCTCACCTTGGCAGCGAACTTCGCTCTGAGGAACAAAGCCGCCCGCTGGGGACCGTTGCGCCTCCCATACGGCTCGCTCGTCATCCTCGTGCTCGTGATCACGGAGGAGAGCAGCCAGTACTATCTGCCGACGCGCAGCCTCGACCTGGTGGACGCTTTGGCGAACTTCGCTGGAATCGTCGTATTCAGTATTCCCGCACGTCTTCTAGACAAGCGTCGCGAGCGAAAAGTCAGGGCCGACCGGTAG
- a CDS encoding aminotransferase class I/II-fold pyridoxal phosphate-dependent enzyme — protein MKIETKCLHAGQEPDPTTKSRAVPVYRTASYVFDNTEHAANLFALKELGNIYTRIMNPTQDVLEKRVAELEGGAAALAVASGTSGVFYTVINLAKAGDNIVSANNLYGGTYTQFNDILPALGITVKFVDPNDPENFASAIDEKTKAVFCETVSNPGLDVADLEAIGKIAHDRGIPMVVDSTFSTPYLTRPIEHGADIVVHSLTKWFGGHGVGIGGVVVDSGKFNWANGNFPLYDEPDHSYHGLRWGHDLPEPLAPIAFILRMRTVPLRNLGACISPDNAWMFLQGIETLHLRMERHCENALAVAKHLQSRADVEWVKFPGLDGDANQEKSAKYLAGKGGSMVVFGIKGGKEAGAKFIDSLKLHSHLANVGDAKSLAIHPATTTHSQLSPEQQAAGGIKPELIRLSVGIEHIDDILADLDQALDIAAG, from the coding sequence ATGAAGATCGAGACGAAGTGCCTCCACGCTGGTCAAGAGCCAGACCCTACCACTAAATCGCGCGCCGTGCCCGTGTATCGAACCGCGTCCTACGTGTTCGACAATACCGAGCATGCCGCCAATCTCTTCGCTCTCAAGGAGCTGGGAAACATCTACACCCGCATCATGAATCCGACTCAGGACGTGCTGGAGAAGCGTGTGGCTGAGCTGGAAGGCGGGGCGGCGGCTCTCGCGGTGGCGTCCGGAACCAGCGGCGTTTTCTATACGGTGATCAACCTGGCCAAGGCGGGCGACAATATCGTCAGCGCCAACAATCTCTACGGAGGAACCTACACTCAGTTCAACGACATCCTGCCGGCCCTCGGCATCACGGTGAAGTTCGTCGATCCGAACGATCCGGAAAACTTCGCCTCCGCCATCGACGAAAAGACCAAGGCGGTGTTCTGCGAAACGGTCAGCAATCCAGGGCTGGACGTGGCGGATCTGGAAGCGATTGGCAAGATCGCCCACGACCGCGGCATTCCCATGGTGGTCGACAGCACCTTTTCCACTCCCTACCTCACGCGTCCCATCGAGCACGGGGCGGATATCGTGGTGCATTCCTTGACCAAGTGGTTCGGCGGACATGGCGTGGGAATCGGAGGGGTGGTGGTCGACTCGGGCAAGTTCAATTGGGCCAACGGAAACTTCCCGCTCTACGACGAGCCGGACCATTCCTACCATGGCTTGCGCTGGGGGCACGACCTGCCTGAGCCGCTGGCGCCGATAGCGTTCATCCTGCGCATGCGCACCGTGCCTTTGCGCAATCTCGGCGCGTGTATCTCGCCGGACAACGCGTGGATGTTTCTGCAAGGCATCGAGACCTTGCATCTGCGCATGGAGCGCCATTGCGAAAACGCCTTGGCGGTGGCGAAGCACTTGCAGTCGCGAGCCGATGTGGAATGGGTGAAGTTTCCCGGACTCGATGGCGACGCGAATCAGGAGAAGTCGGCCAAGTACCTCGCTGGCAAGGGCGGCTCCATGGTGGTGTTCGGCATCAAGGGCGGCAAGGAAGCGGGCGCCAAGTTCATCGATTCGCTGAAGCTCCACAGTCATCTCGCCAACGTGGGCGACGCCAAGAGCCTGGCTATCCATCCAGCTACCACCACCCATAGCCAGCTCAGTCCGGAGCAGCAGGCCGCGGGGGGAATCAAGCCGGAGCTGATCCGTTTGTCGGTGGGCATCGAGCACATCGACGATATCCTAGCGGACCTCGATCAGGCTCTGGATATCGCGGCGGGCTGA
- a CDS encoding MATE family efflux transporter, with amino-acid sequence MIPFLKGRWTGQAGYRQILTVAFPLILSSGSISVLLFVDRMLLSWDSNENIAAVLPAGILNWALLCPFFGTALYTSTFVAQYIGAGRPDRVGASVWQGIYISLIGACLMPLLAPFADEIFALIGHAPDIQKLETDYFRILNFCAGFFLINTVFSSFYSGRSKAWTIVWINLLLTALNTLFDYVLIFGKWGFPAMGIVGAGWATMISSAIVTLVYLALFLSSSQERAYCTRSNWRFQPELFNRMLRFGFPSGIHFFLDVIGITIFMLLIGRIGILEQAATNITHQIHLLGLLPLAGLGIANGILVGQYQGAGRSDLAEKTTYSSLQLALGYNLSVTALYLTIPYLFIYPFLAGRENAFPAELVELCTHLLRFVAAFTIFESFVILCSSTLKGAGDTKFVMRTLGITSIFLVIIPSYLVIEVFALPVSYAWGILALNLAVAGTVFFIRFRSGKWKEISVID; translated from the coding sequence ATGATTCCCTTTCTGAAAGGCCGCTGGACCGGACAAGCCGGGTACCGTCAGATTCTGACGGTCGCCTTTCCGCTGATCCTTAGCTCGGGCTCCATCTCGGTGCTGCTCTTCGTTGATCGCATGCTTCTGAGCTGGGACTCCAACGAAAACATCGCCGCCGTGCTTCCGGCCGGCATCCTGAACTGGGCTCTGCTCTGCCCCTTCTTCGGCACCGCCCTGTACACTTCGACCTTCGTGGCGCAGTACATCGGCGCGGGCAGACCGGACCGCGTGGGGGCTTCGGTGTGGCAGGGCATCTACATCTCCCTGATCGGAGCGTGCCTCATGCCGCTTCTAGCCCCGTTCGCCGATGAGATCTTCGCCCTCATCGGCCATGCCCCTGATATCCAAAAACTGGAGACCGACTACTTCCGCATCCTCAACTTCTGCGCTGGCTTCTTTCTCATAAACACCGTATTCTCCAGCTTCTACTCAGGCCGGAGCAAGGCGTGGACCATCGTATGGATCAACCTGCTGCTCACCGCCTTGAACACGCTGTTCGACTACGTGCTGATCTTCGGCAAGTGGGGCTTCCCCGCGATGGGCATCGTAGGCGCGGGCTGGGCCACCATGATCAGCTCCGCCATCGTGACCCTCGTCTACCTCGCCCTCTTCCTTAGCTCTTCCCAGGAAAGAGCCTACTGCACGCGCTCCAATTGGCGTTTCCAGCCCGAGCTCTTCAATCGAATGCTGCGCTTCGGTTTCCCATCCGGTATCCACTTCTTCCTGGACGTGATCGGCATCACCATCTTCATGCTTTTGATCGGGCGTATCGGAATTCTGGAGCAGGCCGCCACAAACATCACCCACCAGATCCATCTCCTCGGCCTGCTTCCTTTGGCCGGACTCGGCATCGCGAACGGAATTCTCGTCGGGCAATACCAGGGGGCCGGTCGTAGCGACCTGGCGGAAAAGACCACCTACTCCTCCCTGCAGTTGGCTCTTGGATACAACCTAAGCGTCACCGCGCTGTATCTGACGATCCCCTACCTTTTCATCTATCCGTTTCTTGCCGGACGCGAAAACGCTTTCCCTGCCGAGCTCGTCGAGCTTTGCACCCACCTGCTCCGCTTCGTAGCCGCGTTCACCATTTTCGAAAGCTTCGTCATCCTTTGCAGCTCCACCCTGAAGGGAGCGGGCGATACCAAGTTCGTCATGCGCACCCTCGGCATAACTTCCATCTTCCTGGTCATCATCCCCTCCTATCTGGTGATCGAGGTCTTCGCCCTGCCGGTTTCCTACGCCTGGGGCATCCTGGCCCTCAATCTCGCCGTGGCAGGCACCGTCTTCTTCATCCGATTCCGCTCCGGCAAGTGGAAGGAAATCAGCGTCATCGACTGA
- a CDS encoding OmpP1/FadL family transporter gives MTRTRLLAACGASLFSFTSFCVSAHGAGFAIQEQGVSGLGNAFAGGAASAEDASTVYFNPAGMSLIDKPQLSAGLHAILPEASFTNQGSSTMGAPTQGGNATSDEGALVPNLYYVAPLNDDLVWGVGLSAPFGLTTEYDDDWVGRYVARKTELKTVLFNPSLAYRVSDKLSVGGGFSYLKGEAVLSNAIDMGLVFLSQFQAGGIPMNQQTMALAGDIQANFGTGKYDGGVSLEGDGEGWGFNLGLIYELSDATRLGAHYRSGISLDLSGQATFEVGPLQSLLGPAFMDQGGAVSLDLPDSASVSMYHELNDRWTLMGDVTRTWWSDFQTLTIEFENPSPPDSVIPELWEDVNKYSLGATYAFSDTLRGRFGVAYDESPVPNDEVRSPRIPDEDRMWLSLGLSIAASDSIDVHLAYTHIFVDDPVIDNSSHSAGQHLIGKIDAAVDLLSIGVNKRF, from the coding sequence ATGACACGAACACGCTTGTTGGCCGCGTGCGGCGCCTCGCTTTTTTCATTCACTTCTTTCTGCGTCTCCGCGCATGGGGCCGGCTTCGCCATCCAGGAGCAAGGCGTCTCCGGACTGGGCAACGCCTTTGCGGGCGGAGCGGCGTCGGCCGAGGACGCGAGCACCGTATATTTCAATCCGGCAGGCATGTCCCTGATCGACAAGCCGCAACTCTCCGCAGGACTGCATGCCATCCTGCCGGAGGCTTCTTTCACCAATCAGGGGAGCTCCACCATGGGTGCGCCAACTCAAGGTGGAAATGCCACTTCGGATGAAGGCGCCCTGGTGCCAAATCTCTACTATGTGGCTCCGCTCAACGACGATCTGGTATGGGGAGTGGGGCTTTCCGCTCCGTTCGGACTGACGACGGAATACGACGATGACTGGGTCGGTCGGTACGTCGCTCGCAAGACGGAGCTCAAGACCGTGCTGTTCAATCCCTCGCTGGCGTACCGAGTATCCGACAAGCTTTCGGTGGGGGGCGGATTCAGCTACCTGAAAGGCGAAGCCGTGCTCAGCAACGCCATCGACATGGGTTTGGTGTTTCTCAGCCAGTTTCAGGCTGGGGGAATTCCGATGAACCAGCAGACCATGGCTCTGGCCGGCGACATCCAAGCCAACTTCGGCACCGGCAAGTATGACGGTGGGGTGAGTCTCGAAGGCGACGGCGAAGGCTGGGGCTTCAATTTGGGCCTGATCTACGAGCTTTCTGACGCTACGCGTTTGGGCGCTCACTATCGCTCTGGCATATCCTTGGATCTGAGCGGGCAGGCGACCTTCGAGGTCGGCCCCTTGCAGAGTCTGCTCGGCCCCGCTTTCATGGACCAGGGCGGCGCCGTCAGCTTGGATCTTCCAGATTCCGCTTCCGTTTCCATGTATCATGAACTCAATGACAGGTGGACTCTGATGGGCGACGTGACGCGCACCTGGTGGAGCGATTTCCAAACCCTGACCATAGAGTTCGAAAATCCGTCGCCTCCCGATAGCGTCATCCCTGAGCTTTGGGAGGACGTGAACAAGTACAGTCTGGGGGCTACCTACGCGTTCAGCGACACGCTCCGAGGACGATTCGGGGTCGCTTACGACGAGTCTCCCGTTCCCAATGACGAAGTGCGTTCGCCGAGAATTCCGGACGAGGATCGCATGTGGCTATCGCTAGGCCTGAGCATCGCCGCCTCGGATAGCATCGATGTCCACCTAGCGTACACCCATATCTTTGTGGACGACCCCGTGATCGACAATAGCAGCCACTCCGCGGGACAGCATTTGATCGGGAAGATCGATGCGGCCGTGGACCTGCTCAGCATCGGGGTGAACAAGCGGTTTTAG
- a CDS encoding methyl-accepting chemotaxis protein: MNPPFPLRRKLFFSHFLATFFVSSAVGVIFYLAARDSLLDQLRARLSGTAAMISREIDANELRDVRFERDVSKREYVEALESLRQMRRSNADVAYLYVMRLDEDGRVRFVVDSDESEDQALPGRVYESATPRLMLGFTQQSADEEFVTDAWGTFLSGYAPTLNSKGEFLVGIDMNASEVRNKLDRIKQVGAASIVIAVLLSWVIASWMSRHFRQPIEAIIEHCQAVGAGDLDKRVEMQRQDEMDSLLVAVNAMTEDLRKARDDNMRLAESLDDALDEDRRR, from the coding sequence ATGAATCCTCCGTTCCCCCTCCGAAGGAAACTCTTCTTCTCCCACTTCCTCGCCACGTTTTTCGTCTCCAGCGCCGTAGGCGTCATCTTCTATCTGGCGGCGCGTGATAGCTTGCTCGATCAGTTGCGAGCCCGTCTGAGCGGCACGGCGGCTATGATCAGCCGTGAGATCGATGCCAACGAGCTGCGCGACGTGCGTTTCGAGCGGGATGTGAGCAAGCGGGAGTACGTCGAAGCGTTGGAGAGCCTGAGGCAGATGCGTCGCAGCAACGCGGACGTCGCTTACCTCTACGTGATGCGTTTGGACGAAGATGGCAGGGTGCGCTTCGTGGTTGATTCCGACGAGTCCGAGGATCAGGCCCTGCCGGGTAGGGTGTATGAGTCGGCGACGCCGCGATTGATGCTCGGTTTCACTCAGCAGTCTGCGGACGAGGAGTTCGTGACGGACGCGTGGGGCACCTTTCTTTCCGGCTATGCCCCGACTTTGAACAGCAAGGGGGAGTTTCTCGTGGGCATCGACATGAACGCCTCGGAAGTTCGCAACAAGCTGGACCGCATCAAGCAGGTCGGAGCGGCCAGCATCGTGATCGCGGTCCTGCTGTCCTGGGTCATCGCGTCTTGGATGTCTCGCCATTTTCGTCAGCCGATCGAAGCCATCATCGAGCATTGTCAGGCGGTGGGGGCTGGCGACCTCGACAAGCGCGTGGAGATGCAGCGTCAGGACGAGATGGACTCGCTGCTGGTAGCGGTCAACGCCATGACGGAGGACTTACGCAAGGCGAGGGACGACAACATGCGCCTGGCGGAGTCGCTCGACGACGCGCTGGACGAGGATCGTCGTCGGTGA
- a CDS encoding Gfo/Idh/MocA family oxidoreductase, which translates to MLRAGIIGTGRIGSSLEKDPLRPPGSSHAGSYALSKEVELVSGCDIDPAALATFGDDWKIESDHLYSNFYDMLRSERLDIVSVCAYATERLEMAQAALEAGAKGLWLEKSLGCSLQEADAIARLLHQRQAVGVVDYPRRGRAPYRKIKSLIDQGDFGRLQSVTCHMTHQLIHTGTHAFDVIRYWCGEALQARGVLENAAGQSKEIVDQGGSGEFAMSSGTQVFVSAYRKKYYIFQFDLIFDDARILIGNDIAKVYRPAPSTNYSGFKELFEQPSFDWGPSYGRDMVGELVHCAKTGEEPLFSMRNATEALRMALALFASAREGGVAIDPRTLEPDFRIENH; encoded by the coding sequence ATGCTTCGCGCCGGCATCATCGGCACCGGACGCATCGGATCCTCTCTCGAAAAGGACCCGCTCCGGCCACCCGGATCGTCGCACGCCGGTTCGTACGCCCTCTCCAAGGAAGTGGAACTGGTCAGCGGCTGCGATATAGATCCGGCGGCGCTTGCCACGTTCGGCGACGACTGGAAAATCGAATCGGACCACCTGTATTCAAATTTTTACGACATGCTCCGTTCGGAACGGCTCGACATCGTCAGCGTGTGCGCCTACGCCACCGAACGTCTGGAAATGGCCCAAGCTGCTCTGGAAGCGGGAGCGAAAGGCCTCTGGCTTGAGAAGTCCCTCGGTTGCAGCCTCCAGGAAGCGGATGCGATCGCGAGACTCCTGCATCAGCGCCAAGCGGTCGGAGTGGTCGACTATCCGCGACGAGGCAGAGCTCCCTATCGCAAGATCAAGTCGCTGATCGACCAAGGCGACTTCGGCAGGCTGCAAAGCGTAACCTGCCACATGACCCATCAGCTGATCCACACCGGGACCCATGCCTTCGACGTCATTCGCTACTGGTGTGGCGAAGCGTTGCAGGCCAGAGGCGTTCTTGAGAACGCAGCAGGCCAATCAAAGGAAATCGTCGACCAGGGAGGCAGCGGGGAGTTCGCCATGAGCTCCGGTACCCAGGTGTTCGTTTCCGCGTATCGAAAGAAGTACTACATCTTTCAGTTCGACCTGATCTTCGACGACGCCCGCATTTTGATCGGCAACGACATCGCCAAAGTCTACCGACCTGCCCCGAGCACCAACTACAGCGGATTCAAGGAACTCTTCGAGCAGCCAAGCTTCGACTGGGGCCCGTCCTACGGGCGCGACATGGTCGGCGAGCTGGTTCATTGCGCGAAGACCGGCGAGGAGCCGCTCTTTTCCATGCGCAACGCCACTGAAGCGCTGCGCATGGCCCTCGCTCTCTTCGCTTCCGCTCGCGAAGGTGGCGTCGCGATCGATCCGCGAACGCTCGAGCCGGACTTTCGAATCGAAAACCACTGA
- the pdxH gene encoding pyridoxamine 5'-phosphate oxidase, which yields MPDLSDFREEYGHDILTKESVHPNPVEQFRIWFDYAVSQKITEPNAMSLATVDEHAQPWLRTVLLKAYDDRGFVFYTNYDSRKGKQLANNPKASVLFPWIQLERQVIINGEVERVSNSESLKYFSSRPFGSRLGAWVSQQSSVVSSRSLLLAKLEEMKRKFKNGEVPLPSFWGGYRVKPKTIEFWLGGKNRIHDRIFYSRREDGTWSIERLAP from the coding sequence ATGCCAGATCTCAGCGACTTTAGAGAAGAATACGGCCACGACATCCTGACCAAGGAATCAGTCCATCCCAATCCGGTGGAGCAGTTTCGCATCTGGTTCGACTATGCGGTGTCGCAAAAAATAACCGAGCCCAACGCTATGAGCCTCGCCACGGTGGACGAGCACGCCCAGCCTTGGCTCCGCACCGTGCTCCTAAAGGCCTACGACGATCGCGGTTTCGTATTCTACACCAACTACGACAGCCGCAAAGGCAAACAGCTCGCCAACAATCCAAAGGCATCCGTACTCTTCCCCTGGATACAGCTGGAGCGACAGGTGATCATCAATGGGGAGGTGGAGCGGGTCTCCAACAGCGAGTCCTTGAAATACTTTTCCAGCCGCCCGTTTGGCAGTCGCCTCGGAGCCTGGGTCTCCCAGCAAAGCTCCGTCGTATCCTCGCGCTCCCTGCTGCTCGCCAAGCTGGAGGAGATGAAGCGCAAGTTCAAAAACGGCGAAGTGCCGCTGCCGTCCTTCTGGGGCGGCTATCGCGTGAAGCCGAAAACCATCGAGTTCTGGCTGGGCGGCAAAAACCGCATCCACGACCGCATCTTCTACTCCAGGCGAGAGGACGGGACGTGGAGCATCGAGCGGCTCGCCCCGTAA
- a CDS encoding DNA-formamidopyrimidine glycosylase family protein — protein MPELAEVAFHASKWKAAVGQRFRLDWISPKARCCRHCDADTLRSALDDSVLKAGYTHGKRMLFSFGDRSYLEIHLGMTGSLRRENLDYERVKHDHLVLRGERTLLVFQDSRQFGKVAFHRTEGDLPAWWRELPPQPHDEQFTPERFEEILSRSPRSVLKAFLLKQEYFPGVGNWMADEILWQARVRPSRKVESLSKKESDALFEKLRFVCAEAIRTIGGDYSDPPETWLFQHRWKDGGDCPATGKPLVRETIGGRTTCWSPAWQR, from the coding sequence ATGCCGGAGCTAGCGGAAGTCGCCTTTCACGCCTCCAAATGGAAGGCGGCGGTCGGGCAGCGGTTTCGCCTCGACTGGATCTCGCCTAAGGCGCGTTGCTGCCGTCATTGCGATGCGGATACGCTGCGATCAGCCTTGGACGACTCTGTCTTGAAAGCTGGATACACGCATGGCAAGCGAATGCTATTCTCCTTCGGAGATCGATCGTATCTTGAGATCCACCTTGGAATGACCGGGTCGCTGCGTCGCGAGAACCTCGACTATGAGCGAGTCAAGCATGATCACCTGGTCTTGCGGGGCGAGCGGACGCTGCTGGTTTTTCAGGATTCTCGACAGTTCGGAAAAGTGGCCTTTCACCGGACCGAGGGCGATCTGCCTGCTTGGTGGCGCGAGCTTCCTCCCCAGCCGCACGACGAGCAGTTCACTCCGGAACGATTCGAGGAGATCCTGTCTCGCTCGCCCCGCAGCGTGCTGAAAGCTTTCCTGCTCAAGCAGGAGTACTTTCCTGGAGTTGGGAATTGGATGGCGGACGAGATCCTTTGGCAGGCTCGTGTCCGACCTTCGCGGAAGGTTGAGAGCTTGTCGAAGAAGGAAAGCGATGCCCTCTTCGAGAAGCTACGCTTTGTATGCGCGGAAGCGATACGGACGATTGGGGGTGACTACAGCGATCCGCCGGAGACCTGGCTCTTCCAGCATCGTTGGAAGGATGGAGGCGACTGCCCGGCGACCGGAAAGCCGCTCGTTCGGGAAACAATAGGCGGGCGCACGACCTGTTGGTCCCCCGCTTGGCAGCGCTGA